The following nucleotide sequence is from Streptomyces pactum.
GGTGGCGGTGGCGCTGGCCCGGATCGCGCTGCGCGCGCCGAAGGAGTAGCGGGGCGGACGGGGCCGCCCGGATGCCGCTCCCCCGGCGCGGGGCCGCGCCGGAGCCCGGCCGGCCGCCGCGGTACGGGACCGCGCCCGGCCGGCCGCCACCGACCGGGCCCGGTCCCGGCCGGCCGTCAGAACTGGACGTCCGAGCAGGCGTAGAAGGCGTTGCCGGTGTCCGCGATCGTCCACACCGCGACGATCACGTGGTGGCCGCTCTTCCCGCTGGGCAGCTTGCCGGTGTGCGAGAAGGTGAACGGCGGGCGCTTGCCGTTGTAGGGGACGGTCAGGAACGGGGTGAGTTCCAGGTTGGCCCGGGTGACCTTCTGGCTCGGGTCGTACCCGTCCTTGGTCACGTAGTAGCGCCAGTCGGTGGTGGCGTGGGCCGCGGTGAACCGCCAGTTGAAGGTGTGGTCGGCGCCCGAGGTCAGCTTGGTGGTCGGCCACTTGCCGCCGCGCGGGTCGTCGAGCTGGGCGAACTGGCCGTTGCCGCCGGAGCAGATGGCGCCGTCGGCCGGGCCGCCGTTCGGGAAGCCCTTGGGGCCCTCGACGCTCTGCGGCTCCCACTGGATCTGTCCGCAGTTCTGCACGGTGCCGTTGGCACACAGCTTCTGGCGGCTGATGGGCGACTCGGTGTAACCGTGGCCGGTGGCGGACCCACCGGTGGCGAGGATGGAGGCGGCGGCGATGCCGATGCCCACCGCTGCCGCGCTGATCTTCCTTCGCATGCTTCGCTCCTGGAGAACGTGGGGGAAGGCTCTGGGAACGTGGGGGTGCGGGTGGAACCTGGGGGTGGCGGGTGCTGCTGGGTGCTGCTGGGACGCCCTGGGGTGAGCACGGGGGCCGCTGCTCCTCCCCGCGCTGCGGTCTAGACCAACACGGAGGTTAACGGCGACCCATAGTCATGTCCAGACCAATGACGCGGGGATGTACAACTACTTCACCCCGGTTCCCGGGCCCATTCCTCCGGCCTCCGCCCCACCGAAATGTTTCGGCCACGGCGGGCCGTGGCCGCCGGGCCGGCGGGCCCTCGCCGGCGGCGGACGGCACCGCACCGGCGGCCGACGGCACCGGCCGGACGGTCCGCGGCGGCCTCCCGGGCGGACCGCGTCCGGGCCGGGTCATCCCCGTCCGCGGGGGCGCGGCCGGCCGCCCCGGGGACGGGGACGCGGGCGCCGGGGTACTGGTGGCGAGGGCCGGAGGCCCGGCGGCGGGGGTCAGGGGCCCGGCGGCGGACATGGCGCGGAGCACCCTCTTGCGTCAGGTAGGATTTCTCCTGTCAGCGCGCGCCGCTAGCTCAGTTGGTTAGAGCAGCTGACTCTTAATCAGCGGGTCCGGGGTTCGAGTCCCTGGCGGCGCACGTCTCAGCAGGGCCCCCTCACCGGTCGGTGAGGGGGCCCTGTGTCGTACCGGCCCGGCCGGCCGGGCCCGGCGCCGCCGAGCCGTCCGGTCGCGCCGCTGGTCAAACGGGGAGGTCGCGGTGCACAGTCGCGGAATGGCACGCGACATCCAGGAGCGGATCAAGAAGCTGATCATCGACCAGCGGCTGCCGTCCGGCGCCCCGCTGCCCACCGAGACGGAGCTGATGGAGCTCCTCGGGGTCAGCCGCAACTCGGTGCGCGAGGCGCTCAAGGCGCTCCAGGCCATGGGCATCGTGGAGATCCGGCACGGTTTCGGCACCTACGTCGGGCCGATGTCGATGGCCCCGATGATCGAGGGGCTGATCTTCCGCACCGTCGCGGGCCACTACCGGGGCGAGGACAGCCTGCTCCAGCTGCTGGAGCTGCGCGAGGCGGTGGAGACCGGCCTGGTGGGGCGGCTGGCCGGGCGGATACCCGAGGCCGACCTGCTGGAGCTGGAGGCGATCGTCGCCCGGATGGAGGACGAGGCCGCCGCCGGCGCGATCGGCGCCGACACCGACCGCGCCTTCCACGCCGCGCTCCACCGCCATCTGGACAACCTGCTGCTCAGCGAGGTGCTGGCGGCGTTCTGGGACGCCTTCCACCGGGTCCGTACCGATCTGGTCGACGTCCACCAGGACCCCCGGGTCACCTGTGCGCAGCACCGGGAGATCCTGGCGGCGGTCCGGTCCGGCGACGCCGGGCGCGCCGAGGCCGCGGTGCGCGACCACTTCGGCAACATCCGGGCCCGGCTCCGCCAGGCGCCCCCGTCCGAGCCGGCGCCCCCGCGCGGCTGAGCCGGCCCGTGCCCGGACCGCGGCCGGCCGTGGTGCCGCCGCGCCCCGGCCCCTCCCCTGCCGCGGGCCGCCGTGTTCCGTCGCGGGCCGCCCCGGTCCGTCGTGATCCTTCGGGATCCTCCGTGGTCCGTCGTGGTCCTTCGCCGTCGCGGTCCGTCGCGGTCCTTCGTGATCACGCCGCGGTCCACCGGCCGGGACCGTCGCGTTACTCCGGGCGCACCGCCCCCGGCTGACCCCGGGGAGTGAATCGGGCGGCCCCGGCCCGTTTTCTGCGCCCTCCCCGGCGATTCTTCCTCTTGTCTGTTCTTCGGCGGGCCGCCCGGCCTCCGGCGGCCGGCCGTACGCCAGGAGCCCGGACCAGACGCACTGCGGCCTTGAGGGGCGTGATCCGTGAAGTACCGACCGAGCAGCCGTACCCGCCGTCATGCCATCGGCACCGCCGTGGTGCTGGTGCTGGCCGGACTGAACGGCCCGGCCCTGTACCGGTTCGGTTCCGAGCGGTACCACGAGTACCGGATCAACCAGCCGGAGTACAAGGCCGGCAACGGGCACTGGAAGGTGGTGGACGTTCCGGAGAAATACCGGATCAACACCATTCACGCCGCGCTGCTGCACACCGGCAAGATCCTGCTCATCGCGGGTTCCGGGAACAACGCCAAGAACTTCGCCGCCAAGTCGTTCCGCTCGGTGCTCTGGGACCCGGCGAGGAACACCTTCACCGACATTCCGACGCCGAAGGACATGTTCTGTGCCGGGCACACCCAGTTGCCGGACGGCCGGCTGCTGGTCGCCGGCGGCACCCAGCGGTACGAGAAACTGGAAGGGGACGTGGAGAAGGCCGGCGGCCTGATGTTCGTCCACAACGAGGACCCCGACAAACCGAAGACCTTCCCCGCCGGCACCCTGTTCACCGGGAAGAGGAACGGCAAGACGTTCGCCTCCCAGGACCCGGTGCTGGTGCCGCGGGCCAAGAAGACCCAGTCCCCGGTGACCGGCGAGGTCACCGTCGAGGCGAGCACCGCGCGGGTCTACGTCGAGGCGCTGCGCAAGGGCCGGCGGTACCAGACGGGGACCGAGGACAATTACCGGATCGCCGGGCTGAAGGGTGAGGACCGGCAGAACTTCTACGGCATCGCGCAGAAACTCTCGTTCGACAAGAAGGATTTCCAGGGGATCAAGGACGCCTGGGAATTCGATCCGGTCGCGGAGAGGTACATCCCGGTCGATCCGATGAACGAGGCGCGCTGGTACCCCACCCTCACCACCCTCCAGGACGGAAAGGTGCTCTCGGTCTCCGGTCTGGACGAGATCGGCCAGGTGGTCCCGGGGAAGAACGAGATCTACGACCCGAAGACCAAGGAGTGGAGCTATCTGCCGAAGGAGCGGTTCTTCCCCACCTATCCGGCGCTCTTCCTCACCGACGGGGGGAAGATCTTCTACACCGGCTCCAACGCCGGGTACGGCCCGGCCGACAAGGGCCGCACCCCGGGCATCTGGGACGTGAAGCGCAACACCTTCGACGTGGTGCCCGGGATCAGCGACCCGGACGCGCTGGAGACCTCGATGTCGGTGCTGCTGCCGCCCGCCCAGGACCAGCGGTACATGGTGCTGGGCGGCGGCGGGGTCGGCGAGAGCGAGAAGTCCACCGCCCGGACCCGTCTGGTGGACCTGCACGCCGAGAAGCCGCGGTTCACCGACGGGCCGGATCTGTACGCCGCGGTCCGCTACCCCAGCAGCGTCATCCTCCCCGACGACACCGTGCTGACCACCAACGGTTCGGGCGGCTACCGGGGCCGCGGCGGCAGCAACGTCCTGCGCGCGGAGGTGTACGACCCGCGCGGCAACACCTCCCGCCGGGTCGCCGATCCCCTGGTGGGCCGCAACTACCACTCGGGCGCGCTGCTGCTGCCGGACGGCCGGGTGATGACCTTCGGCTCGGACTCGCTCTTCGCCGACCGGGCGAACACC
It contains:
- a CDS encoding FadR/GntR family transcriptional regulator; this translates as MARDIQERIKKLIIDQRLPSGAPLPTETELMELLGVSRNSVREALKALQAMGIVEIRHGFGTYVGPMSMAPMIEGLIFRTVAGHYRGEDSLLQLLELREAVETGLVGRLAGRIPEADLLELEAIVARMEDEAAAGAIGADTDRAFHAALHRHLDNLLLSEVLAAFWDAFHRVRTDLVDVHQDPRVTCAQHREILAAVRSGDAGRAEAAVRDHFGNIRARLRQAPPSEPAPPRG
- a CDS encoding kelch motif-containing protein, producing MKYRPSSRTRRHAIGTAVVLVLAGLNGPALYRFGSERYHEYRINQPEYKAGNGHWKVVDVPEKYRINTIHAALLHTGKILLIAGSGNNAKNFAAKSFRSVLWDPARNTFTDIPTPKDMFCAGHTQLPDGRLLVAGGTQRYEKLEGDVEKAGGLMFVHNEDPDKPKTFPAGTLFTGKRNGKTFASQDPVLVPRAKKTQSPVTGEVTVEASTARVYVEALRKGRRYQTGTEDNYRIAGLKGEDRQNFYGIAQKLSFDKKDFQGIKDAWEFDPVAERYIPVDPMNEARWYPTLTTLQDGKVLSVSGLDEIGQVVPGKNEIYDPKTKEWSYLPKERFFPTYPALFLTDGGKIFYTGSNAGYGPADKGRTPGIWDVKRNTFDVVPGISDPDALETSMSVLLPPAQDQRYMVLGGGGVGESEKSTARTRLVDLHAEKPRFTDGPDLYAAVRYPSSVILPDDTVLTTNGSGGYRGRGGSNVLRAEVYDPRGNTSRRVADPLVGRNYHSGALLLPDGRVMTFGSDSLFADRANTRPGTFQQQIDLYSPPYLYRGERPRITGPARSEVKRGGTATFRTRTTTRIAKARLIRPGSFTHVTNVEQKSIALTFRATARGVTVTLPDDPSLVPPGWYMLHVVDARGVPSEAVWVKVPADEDVDTF
- a CDS encoding lytic polysaccharide monooxygenase auxiliary activity family 9 protein, which produces MRRKISAAAVGIGIAAASILATGGSATGHGYTESPISRQKLCANGTVQNCGQIQWEPQSVEGPKGFPNGGPADGAICSGGNGQFAQLDDPRGGKWPTTKLTSGADHTFNWRFTAAHATTDWRYYVTKDGYDPSQKVTRANLELTPFLTVPYNGKRPPFTFSHTGKLPSGKSGHHVIVAVWTIADTGNAFYACSDVQF